TCACCAGCCCCAGAAGCGGAATTGCCAGTTTCCAGTTGATCAGAAACAAGAATACAAAAGAACCTGCAATTTTGATTAAGGAAATAAATAGGTTTTCCGGTCCGTGATGCGCAAATTCTGAAATATCAAACAAATCTGAAACCAATTTGCTCATCATCTGTCCGGAATTGTTCTGATCATAATAAGAAAAGGATAATTTCTCATAATGATCAAACAACTGCTGCCGCATATCCCGTTCCATTCTCGCTCCCATCATATGCCCCTGGTAGCTCACATAATATTTACAACCGGTCTGTAAAAAATACAGAAGGAAAAGTCCTGCCCCTATCGGCAATAAACCAGACAGAATCTTTGCAGAACTTTCTGCAAACAGAGTCTTCGTCAACATTCGTAGGATCTGCGGAAACACCAGATCCACAAAACTGATGACTGCAGCACAGACCAAATCCAGAAAAAACACACCTTTGTAAGGTTCATAATATCGAACAAACTTTTTCATTGTTTCCATAATTTCTATCCCCATTCTTACCTAAAGTTCTCTTGTGGATCTCGAGTTCCGCAAGTTCTCTTAGTATATCATATTTCGAGCCATCGTATTTAAACTTTTAGGATCTGTTCTGTTATAGTTTCTTTCTTACAGGTTTCTCCCTGAATTCCTCGACAATTTTCTCTTTCCATGATACATTATCTCTTAGCGAAATTTTTATATCCGAAAAATGGGGGGTTTTTCATGTCTGTTCATACATTTATCATTCTGTGTCCATTGATCTTTCTTGCAGGATTTGTTGATTCCATCGCCGGAGGTGGCGGTCTGATCTCACTTCCTGCCTATATTTTCACCGGCATTCCGATCCACAATGCCATCGCAACCAACAAGCTTTCATCTTCCACCGGAACCTGCGTTTCCACCTGGCAACTGGTCAAAAATAAACGGGTCGTTGCCTGGCTGATCCCCGGAACCGTTATCTGTACTCTGATTGGTGCATTTTGCGGAGCAAACCTGGCACTTGTTATGAGTGACTGGATTCTGAAAAAGGTTCTGATCGTCCTGCTGCCGATCGTTGCTTTCTGTGTGTTGAAAGATAAAGACACCACCGTTACGATCCCGGAAGGCTTCTCCGAAAAAAAACAATATATCATCTGTGGAATCTGTTCTTTTGTATTGGGAATGTACGACGGGTTCTACGGCCCCGGAACCGGAACGTTCCTGCTTCTCGCCTTTACCAAGCTGGGGAAAATCGACATGGTAAAAGCAACCGGAAATGTTAAGATCGTCAACTTAACTTCCAATCTGACGGCTCTGGTTACTTTTATCTTTGCCGGAAAAATTTTATGGAGTGTCGGAATCGTTACGTCTCTGTTTTGCATCGCCGGTCACTATCTTGGGGCTCATATGGTCATGAAAAACGGGACGAAAATCATTCGCCCCGTCATCCTGCTGGTACTAGCCCTGCTTTTAATTAAAATTATTTTTGGATAGAAGATACCACCGCTCCGACAAAGGAAATTCCTGCAAAAACCAGATACGGAGTTTCTGTATGTCCATCGAACCATGCGATCAATTTCAGGATCAACGGAGAAGTTGACGCTGCCAGATTGCAGCCTACCAGAACCAGAGACGTGGTCAGGCTCACAAGTTCTATCGGCAATTCCTCTGATACCCCATTCAGACAACAGGTCAGCGGAATCATGTAGAAAAATCCGGATAACGCCGCTCCAACCGTCAAAACCAGCAAACTGTGGGAACTCACAATCAAAAGAAGGCTAAGACCCAAACCAATCAGACCGACCGCTTCTAATTTCTGTTTCCACAGATCACGCATCTGTCCGAACAGGACCCCTGCCACAATACTCGCTACCATCAGGATGCTCAGTACAATGCTGGAATCCGATTCATTTCCTATCCCGCGTTCCAATACGAACGAGGGGACTCTCAAAGATATCACACTGTTTACCAGAATCATAAAGCCGGCTGTCACAACAAGCCGTAACAATGTCACAACTTCTTTTCCTGATAAACTTCGACTCGGATGATTCTTTTGCTTCTGCTCTGTCTTTTCAGCACTACGTGCTTCGATTCCTTTCGGTTCCTCCGGAAGAAATCTCAGATACAAAACCAGGATCACAACCCCGAATCCATAAATACAAAATGCAAGATTCCATCGAATCAAAAGCAGTCTTCCGACCACCAGCGTCATCAGGATATTTCCCGCCACTTCGATA
This window of the Mediterraneibacter butyricigenes genome carries:
- a CDS encoding TSUP family transporter, translating into MSVHTFIILCPLIFLAGFVDSIAGGGGLISLPAYIFTGIPIHNAIATNKLSSSTGTCVSTWQLVKNKRVVAWLIPGTVICTLIGAFCGANLALVMSDWILKKVLIVLLPIVAFCVLKDKDTTVTIPEGFSEKKQYIICGICSFVLGMYDGFYGPGTGTFLLLAFTKLGKIDMVKATGNVKIVNLTSNLTALVTFIFAGKILWSVGIVTSLFCIAGHYLGAHMVMKNGTKIIRPVILLVLALLLIKIIFG
- a CDS encoding MFS transporter — protein: MNRRMEKITVLSLSFMLTTTFSVTPLLPLMQKAFPAYSTDQVEMLVSIPSFCMMLMILGSNWIYRFASEKFWITQGLILLSVAGVVPVFVESYPVIFASRAFLGIGLGLVNGRAVSMISERFEGREKVTLLGYRASIEVAGNILMTLVVGRLLLIRWNLAFCIYGFGVVILVLYLRFLPEEPKGIEARSAEKTEQKQKNHPSRSLSGKEVVTLLRLVVTAGFMILVNSVISLRVPSFVLERGIGNESDSSIVLSILMVASIVAGVLFGQMRDLWKQKLEAVGLIGLGLSLLLIVSSHSLLVLTVGAALSGFFYMIPLTCCLNGVSEELPIELVSLTTSLVLVGCNLAASTSPLILKLIAWFDGHTETPYLVFAGISFVGAVVSSIQK